In Thermanaeromonas sp. C210, the following proteins share a genomic window:
- the pdxA gene encoding 4-hydroxythreonine-4-phosphate dehydrogenase PdxA — translation MTRPIIAITVGDPCGIGPEITAKALALAEIYERCRPLVVGDAGLMCEAARIAGVKLEVRPVEHPAQGRYEYGVMDVLDLQNVDLSRLEYGKVTSLGGEASFQYIAKAIELALAGEVDAVTTGPIHKEAINLAGHHYAGHTEIFADLTKTKDYCMMLIDKNFRVSHVTTHVALSQVPSLVTKERVLKVIELTHEALLRMGIAQPRIAVSGLNPHAGDGGLFGREEIEEIGPAVEEACRKGMAVDGPLSPDTVFVKLQGGQYDAVVAMYHDQGHIPTKIVGFRYDNATGTWGSVAGINVTLGLPIIRTSVDHGTAFGKAGKGTANPESMVDAIKLAADLACGGRPAD, via the coding sequence GTGACCAGGCCTATTATTGCTATCACCGTGGGAGATCCCTGCGGTATCGGCCCGGAAATAACCGCCAAGGCCCTGGCCTTGGCGGAAATATATGAGCGCTGCCGCCCCCTGGTAGTAGGCGATGCGGGCTTGATGTGCGAGGCAGCCAGGATTGCCGGTGTAAAACTGGAAGTCAGGCCCGTAGAGCATCCGGCCCAGGGGCGCTATGAGTACGGCGTTATGGATGTTCTAGACCTGCAAAATGTAGATTTAAGCCGCCTGGAATACGGCAAGGTTACTTCATTGGGAGGGGAGGCCAGCTTTCAATATATAGCCAAGGCCATCGAGCTGGCCCTGGCCGGGGAGGTGGATGCCGTCACCACCGGCCCCATCCATAAGGAAGCTATAAACCTGGCGGGCCACCACTACGCGGGGCATACAGAAATTTTTGCCGACCTCACCAAGACTAAGGATTACTGCATGATGCTAATCGACAAAAATTTCCGGGTTTCCCACGTGACCACCCATGTGGCCCTCAGCCAGGTGCCTTCCCTGGTAACCAAGGAACGGGTCCTCAAAGTAATCGAACTCACCCATGAAGCCCTCCTCAGAATGGGTATAGCCCAACCCCGCATAGCCGTGTCCGGCCTGAACCCCCATGCCGGCGATGGGGGCCTCTTCGGCCGGGAAGAGATCGAGGAGATCGGTCCCGCCGTGGAAGAGGCCTGCCGCAAGGGTATGGCTGTGGACGGGCCCCTCTCCCCGGATACGGTCTTCGTCAAGCTCCAGGGCGGCCAGTATGACGCCGTAGTGGCCATGTACCACGATCAGGGGCATATTCCCACTAAAATTGTGGGATTTCGCTACGACAATGCTACCGGCACCTGGGGGTCCGTGGCCGGGATAAACGTTACCCTGGGCCTGCCCATTATCCGGACCTCGGTGGACCACGGTACGGCCTTTGGCAAGGCAGGCAAGGGAACGGCTAATCCCGAAAGCATGGTCGACGCCATAAAGCTGGCCGCCGACCTGGCCTGCGGAGGAAGGCCGGCCGACTAA
- a CDS encoding zinc-dependent alcohol dehydrogenase: protein MKAAVVTEPYKVVLQDIDDPVVGQRDVLIRVKATGICGSDLHLYKGAHAFRKLPAILGHEVAGEVVEVGSKVTRFKPGMAVTVLPQISCGNCTACRRGYFNICPQKTVPGTPAWQGTFAEYFIAPEDAVYPLPAGVDYLAGSLAEPLAVAVHAAGRAELKGRKRVAILGSGTIGLLVLAVAKHYGVKEIIATDAYDYNLGVARKMGATVTINALREDVAAKIDELTSGEGVEAVIVAASAPGIIDQAAAIAARRGTIALVAMISQAIPVMTYTFVYKELELKGSQTYTASDFEAALDLLAAGAVPVAEVVTKTVDFKDTARALEILDKRLEEAVKIVVTL, encoded by the coding sequence ATGAAGGCCGCCGTTGTAACCGAACCTTATAAAGTAGTCCTCCAGGACATTGATGACCCCGTGGTGGGTCAGCGGGACGTGCTAATCCGGGTTAAGGCCACCGGCATCTGCGGTTCCGACCTTCACCTCTATAAGGGAGCCCACGCTTTCCGCAAGTTGCCTGCCATTTTAGGCCACGAAGTAGCCGGTGAAGTGGTAGAGGTAGGCTCCAAGGTAACCCGCTTTAAGCCGGGCATGGCCGTCACCGTGTTGCCCCAGATCAGCTGCGGGAACTGTACGGCCTGCCGCAGGGGATACTTCAACATTTGTCCCCAGAAGACGGTGCCCGGGACCCCTGCCTGGCAGGGCACCTTTGCCGAATATTTTATAGCCCCGGAGGATGCAGTATATCCCCTGCCCGCCGGGGTGGACTACCTTGCCGGATCCCTGGCCGAGCCCCTGGCCGTGGCCGTCCATGCAGCCGGGAGGGCCGAGCTGAAGGGGAGGAAAAGGGTGGCCATTTTGGGTTCGGGCACCATCGGCCTCCTCGTCCTGGCCGTGGCCAAGCATTACGGGGTAAAGGAAATAATAGCCACCGACGCCTATGATTATAATTTAGGCGTGGCGCGGAAAATGGGCGCCACGGTTACCATTAACGCCCTCCGCGAAGACGTGGCGGCTAAAATCGACGAACTTACCTCAGGGGAAGGGGTGGAAGCCGTAATCGTAGCGGCCAGCGCACCCGGCATAATCGACCAGGCCGCTGCCATTGCTGCCCGGAGGGGCACCATCGCCTTAGTGGCTATGATTTCTCAAGCCATTCCGGTAATGACCTACACTTTTGTGTACAAAGAGCTGGAGTTGAAGGGTTCCCAGACGTACACGGCCAGCGATTTCGAGGCGGCCCTCGACCTTCTGGCAGCAGGTGCCGTTCCGGTGGCCGAAGTAGTAACCAAGACCGTTGACTTTAAGGATACGGCCAGGGCTTTAGAGATACTGGACAAGCGCCTGGAAGAAGCCGTCAAAATCGTCGTTACCCTTTAA
- the tdh gene encoding L-threonine 3-dehydrogenase, with the protein MEKMKGLVKVKPEPGAELLHDLPVPEVKGDEILVKVKCAAICGTDLHIYDWTPYAQQRVKPPMVFGHEFSGEVVEVGPEVKKFRVGDRVAGETHIACGMCFQCETGNAHICESMKIIGVHTEGCFADYIKIPAGCGWKLADSVSYEVGALLEPLGVAVHSVLADAVNGMSVVIYGCGPIGLMAVNVASACGATRVIAVEPVAEKLAIAKKMGATHTLQPGKDDVIAGILDLTGGRGADVIVELSGNVQAISECFRGLRKGGRVTLAGLPNGPVTLDLVDGVIYKEAKILGVTGRRMYDTWWQIEALLGAGKLNLEPVIGGIFPLERYQEAFAALHAGRPGKMLLTI; encoded by the coding sequence ATGGAAAAGATGAAGGGGCTGGTAAAGGTCAAACCGGAACCGGGGGCTGAACTTCTGCACGACTTGCCGGTGCCCGAAGTCAAGGGGGACGAGATCCTGGTCAAGGTAAAGTGCGCGGCTATCTGCGGCACCGACCTGCACATCTATGACTGGACACCCTACGCCCAGCAGCGGGTCAAGCCCCCCATGGTTTTCGGGCATGAATTCAGTGGGGAAGTAGTGGAAGTAGGTCCGGAAGTAAAAAAATTTAGAGTAGGGGACCGGGTGGCCGGAGAGACTCACATCGCCTGCGGCATGTGCTTCCAGTGCGAAACGGGGAACGCCCATATTTGCGAGAGCATGAAAATCATAGGCGTTCACACTGAGGGGTGCTTTGCCGACTATATTAAAATCCCGGCCGGCTGCGGCTGGAAGCTGGCGGATTCCGTTTCCTATGAAGTCGGGGCCCTCCTGGAACCCCTGGGCGTGGCCGTGCACAGCGTGCTGGCCGACGCCGTAAACGGCATGTCGGTGGTAATTTACGGCTGCGGGCCCATCGGGCTAATGGCCGTCAATGTGGCCAGTGCCTGCGGCGCCACCCGGGTCATTGCCGTGGAGCCGGTGGCCGAGAAGTTGGCCATCGCCAAAAAAATGGGCGCCACCCACACTCTGCAGCCGGGTAAGGATGATGTCATCGCAGGGATCTTAGACCTAACGGGAGGGAGGGGTGCAGATGTAATCGTAGAGTTATCCGGCAACGTACAGGCCATTAGCGAGTGCTTCCGGGGACTGCGCAAGGGAGGTCGGGTGACCCTGGCCGGCCTGCCCAACGGTCCGGTTACCCTGGATTTAGTCGACGGCGTGATTTATAAAGAAGCCAAAATCCTCGGGGTAACCGGCCGGAGGATGTACGACACGTGGTGGCAAATCGAAGCATTGCTGGGGGCCGGCAAGCTGAATTTGGAGCCCGTTATCGGGGGTATCTTCCCCTTGGAGCGGTACCAGGAGGCCTTTGCGGCCCTCCACGCAGGCAGGCCCGGCAAGATGCTTCTCACGATTTAA
- a CDS encoding TRAP transporter substrate-binding protein, producing the protein MKKYLSWILVALVLGLLVSGCGGGQDTQQSGNGEGEPIVLKLGHIQTQEDLWQLGAERFAQLVAQKTGGQVKIEIYPNSTLGGDRDMAEGMQMGSVDFALIAGVLGNFEKSFQILELPYLFENEEHLRKVIYGPIGQELLERLRTNANIRGLAFWERGSRQLTSNKPINSIEDIKGLKIRVPEIPAMVEAWKAMGANPTPMAWSEVYSALEQNVIEAQENPIPYIYAGNIHEVQKYLAITNHKYEYVVLCMSELTYNKLTPEQRQAIEEAAAEATEYENQLVKEKTEEYLEVMKSKGMQVTYPDIGPFKEKAQTVHRSYAEQLGLVDLYERIVNAK; encoded by the coding sequence ATGAAGAAGTACCTGAGCTGGATACTAGTTGCCCTGGTGCTCGGCCTTCTGGTGAGCGGCTGCGGCGGCGGCCAGGATACCCAACAGAGCGGGAACGGGGAGGGCGAGCCCATTGTATTAAAACTAGGCCATATCCAGACCCAGGAAGATTTGTGGCAGCTCGGGGCCGAGCGGTTCGCCCAATTGGTGGCCCAAAAAACCGGCGGGCAGGTCAAGATAGAGATTTATCCCAATTCCACCCTCGGTGGGGACCGGGACATGGCCGAGGGAATGCAGATGGGATCCGTAGATTTCGCCCTTATTGCCGGGGTATTGGGCAATTTCGAAAAGTCATTCCAAATATTGGAACTACCGTATCTCTTTGAAAACGAGGAGCACCTGCGCAAGGTCATCTACGGCCCGATAGGCCAGGAGCTTTTGGAAAGGTTGCGTACCAACGCCAACATCCGGGGCCTGGCCTTCTGGGAAAGGGGTTCCCGCCAGCTTACTTCCAACAAGCCCATCAACTCCATAGAGGACATTAAAGGGCTAAAAATCCGGGTGCCGGAAATACCCGCCATGGTAGAGGCCTGGAAGGCCATGGGGGCCAATCCGACTCCGATGGCCTGGTCCGAGGTGTACAGCGCCCTGGAGCAAAACGTAATAGAGGCCCAGGAAAATCCGATACCGTATATTTACGCCGGGAATATCCATGAGGTCCAAAAGTATCTGGCCATAACCAACCACAAGTACGAGTACGTTGTCTTGTGTATGAGCGAGCTGACCTACAACAAACTAACGCCGGAGCAGCGCCAGGCCATTGAGGAGGCGGCGGCTGAGGCCACCGAGTACGAAAACCAGCTGGTGAAGGAGAAGACCGAGGAATACCTGGAGGTCATGAAGTCCAAGGGCATGCAGGTAACCTATCCGGACATCGGGCCCTTTAAGGAGAAGGCCCAGACCGTCCACCGGAGCTATGCCGAGCAATTGGGCCTCGTGGACCTGTATGAAAGGATAGTCAATGCCAAGTAA
- a CDS encoding TRAP transporter small permease — MGVPQSRGPLAVLETAARGLSLLLGVLMLLMVVVIFAQVIARYVLHNSLSWSEEIGRYLFIWITFLGAVIGVKERLHVGVDVVVNAVPPGVRRIPVLVGNLLMIVFVAYMLQGSFKLLELGRHQVSPATSIPMLYPYLILPLASILMLVYLLVNAVLDWINVGGGKS; from the coding sequence ATGGGTGTCCCGCAATCCAGAGGGCCTTTAGCCGTCCTGGAGACGGCAGCCCGGGGGTTATCCCTCCTCCTGGGGGTCCTGATGCTGTTGATGGTCGTGGTAATCTTCGCCCAGGTTATAGCCAGATACGTGTTGCACAATTCCCTTTCCTGGTCGGAGGAGATCGGCCGCTATCTCTTCATCTGGATAACCTTTTTGGGTGCGGTGATAGGGGTCAAGGAAAGGCTGCACGTGGGGGTGGACGTAGTTGTAAATGCCGTGCCCCCCGGGGTCCGGAGAATCCCGGTACTGGTGGGCAATTTGCTCATGATTGTTTTCGTCGCCTATATGTTGCAGGGCAGCTTTAAGCTGCTGGAGCTCGGTCGGCACCAGGTCAGCCCGGCCACGAGCATTCCCATGCTGTACCCCTACCTGATCTTGCCCCTGGCGAGCATCCTCATGCTGGTTTATCTTCTCGTAAATGCGGTCCTCGACTGGATAAACGTGGGGGGCGGTAAGTCTTGA
- a CDS encoding TRAP transporter large permease, translated as MTAILFGAFIVLILLGVPISFVLGIAATLGLVAAGNYPMQVVIQRMFAAVNSFPFMAIPFFMVAGEVMSRGGITKRIIDFALALVGRFKGSLAHVTAVTGVIMGGISGSGVADTAAIGSLMVPEMARRGYDKAFSAALTAVAGSIGLIIPPSIALILYGVTAQVSIGDLFLTGIIPGVLIGLGLMLVSYIVANRENYPVEEAVSWKEKLVRFKDAIWALMMPVIIIGGIRGGIFTATEGGAVAAVYAIVVSLFVYREMTLKDLFAALVEAGKKTAIIGFLIATSSLFSWILASERIPEQITSFIVSLTDNKYMILLLINILLLLVGTVLDSGPAIILLVPILVPVAKSLGIDLVQFGLIMVINLTIGLLTPPVGTALYVACNISGLPLLTLSRAVLKFLAVMLVVLFLMTYVPALALLPLQLGQ; from the coding sequence TTGACGGCCATTCTCTTTGGAGCCTTTATTGTGCTCATACTCCTGGGGGTTCCCATCTCCTTTGTCCTGGGTATTGCCGCCACCCTGGGATTGGTAGCGGCAGGGAATTACCCTATGCAGGTGGTTATCCAGCGCATGTTCGCCGCCGTAAATTCATTTCCCTTTATGGCCATTCCCTTTTTTATGGTGGCCGGGGAAGTGATGAGCCGCGGAGGCATTACCAAGAGGATCATAGATTTCGCCCTGGCTTTAGTCGGCAGATTTAAGGGCAGCCTGGCCCATGTCACCGCCGTGACGGGGGTAATCATGGGGGGGATATCGGGCTCGGGAGTGGCCGATACGGCGGCCATCGGCTCCCTCATGGTCCCGGAAATGGCGCGCAGGGGATATGACAAGGCCTTTTCGGCGGCACTGACGGCCGTGGCGGGAAGTATCGGGCTTATAATTCCTCCCAGCATTGCCCTTATCCTGTATGGGGTGACCGCCCAGGTTTCCATAGGGGATCTCTTCTTAACAGGCATAATACCCGGGGTGTTAATCGGACTGGGGCTTATGCTTGTTTCCTATATTGTTGCCAATCGCGAAAATTATCCTGTGGAAGAAGCCGTTTCGTGGAAAGAAAAGCTGGTCCGGTTTAAGGACGCCATATGGGCCCTCATGATGCCCGTTATTATCATCGGCGGTATAAGGGGCGGCATATTTACGGCTACGGAAGGCGGGGCAGTGGCGGCTGTTTACGCCATTGTAGTGAGCCTTTTTGTCTACCGGGAGATGACTTTGAAGGACCTGTTCGCCGCCCTGGTGGAGGCGGGGAAAAAGACGGCCATTATCGGCTTCCTCATCGCCACCTCTTCCTTGTTCAGCTGGATCCTGGCCAGCGAGCGCATTCCGGAGCAAATAACGTCCTTCATCGTTTCCCTGACGGACAACAAATACATGATTTTACTTTTAATCAATATTTTGCTGCTCCTGGTGGGAACGGTTTTGGACAGCGGGCCGGCCATCATCCTGCTGGTGCCCATCCTCGTCCCGGTGGCCAAGTCTTTGGGCATCGATCTGGTGCAGTTCGGGCTTATTATGGTAATCAACCTGACCATCGGCCTCCTGACGCCGCCGGTGGGGACTGCCCTGTATGTGGCCTGCAATATCAGCGGCCTGCCGCTGTTAACCTTAAGCCGGGCAGTGCTAAAATTCCTGGCGGTAATGCTGGTCGTCCTTTTCCTCATGACCTACGTACCGGCCCTCGCCCTCTTGCCCCTCCAGTTGGGTCAATAA
- a CDS encoding HEPN domain-containing protein encodes MPPRYQDWLKQAERDLKAAQDSLRAENYEWAVFQAIQAAEKSLKAVLLFCGRVVRGHSLKHLYHQLKSAADLGIPEETLAELDRHYITTRYPNGFAEGYPGEYYSEAKARECINYARAVVEKAVSFLSETPQL; translated from the coding sequence TTGCCTCCTAGGTATCAGGATTGGCTTAAACAAGCAGAGCGCGATCTTAAGGCTGCCCAAGACAGCCTCCGGGCGGAGAACTATGAATGGGCTGTATTCCAAGCCATCCAAGCTGCAGAGAAGTCCCTAAAGGCTGTCCTTCTTTTTTGTGGTAGAGTGGTGCGGGGCCATTCCTTAAAACACCTTTACCACCAGCTAAAATCCGCCGCCGATCTTGGTATCCCGGAGGAGACGTTGGCTGAGCTGGACAGGCACTACATCACTACGAGATACCCGAACGGGTTTGCTGAGGGCTACCCGGGAGAATATTATAGCGAGGCGAAGGCCAGGGAGTGCATAAACTATGCCCGAGCGGTGGTGGAGAAGGCCGTATCGTTCCTATCGGAAACACCCCAACTATAA
- a CDS encoding nucleotidyltransferase domain-containing protein translates to MPERWWRRPYRSYRKHPNYKELDTFVQQLCAEHKPELILLFGSGARGDYTEESDLDVLVVLDKLKENTWQEVYKHSRGTVLPVVWPKERLLQELKNNNDFLRTVIEEGIFLAGDRDWWDGLRKEFKSEYSG, encoded by the coding sequence ATGCCCGAGCGGTGGTGGAGAAGGCCGTATCGTTCCTATCGGAAACACCCCAACTATAAAGAGCTGGACACCTTTGTACAACAGCTTTGTGCGGAGCATAAACCTGAGCTGATACTGCTCTTTGGTTCAGGAGCGCGAGGAGACTATACCGAGGAAAGCGACCTCGATGTGTTAGTGGTTCTTGACAAATTGAAAGAAAATACTTGGCAGGAGGTATACAAGCATTCTCGGGGGACCGTACTGCCGGTGGTATGGCCGAAAGAGCGCCTACTACAAGAACTGAAGAACAACAATGATTTTTTGAGAACTGTGATAGAGGAAGGCATTTTTTTGGCCGGGGATAGAGATTGGTGGGACGGACTAAGGAAGGAATTTAAGAGTGAATACAGCGGATAA
- the nifJ gene encoding pyruvate:ferredoxin (flavodoxin) oxidoreductase → MPKLTIDGNTAAAHVAYALSEVAAIYPITPSSPMAELCDEWAAQGRKNIFGRPLKVVEMQSEAGAAGAVHGSLAGGALTTTFTASQGLLLMIPNMYKIAGELWPCVFHVAARSVATHALSIFGDHSDVMATRQTGFALLSSASVQEVMDLALVAHLATLKASVPFVHFFDGFRTSHEVQKIEVIAYEDMAKLVDWQAIEAFRRRALNPEHPHQAGTAQNPDIFFQGREAANPYYLKVPGIVEEVMGKVGELTGRRYRLFDYHGAPDAERVIVCMGSACDVVEETVDYLVERGERVGLVKVRLYRPFSAEHFVNALPPTVRRIAVLDRTKEPGALGEPLYQDVTTALAERGKNNILVVGGRYGLGSKEFSPSMVKAVFDNLAADRPQNHFTVGITDDVTGTSLEIKEYIDTAPKGLYRCKFFGLGSDGTVGANKNSIKIIGDHTDMYAQGYFVYDSKKSGGVTISHLRFGRSPIKSAYLIDQADLIACHNPSYVGRYDLLEGIKPGGIFLLNSSWSPEEMEEKLPADMKRTIAEKKLKFYNIDAVKIAQELGLGGRINVIMQAAFFKIANIIPPEDAFRYIKESIEKTYGRKGDKIVKMNQAAVDRAAEALVEIRYPESWLNCRQDASQAAATREEEPEFVRKVMRPMLALKGDELPVSAFTPGGFFPTGTTKYEKRGIAVSVPRWEAEHCIQCNQCSLVCPHAAIRPYLARPEDLEGAPETFVTKKATGKEVAGLMFRIQVSPLDCTGCGNCVDVCPAKTKALTMVPLEEALAVEAENYAFAEALPEVKVNFNPATIRGSQFLKPLMEFSGACAGCGETPYVKLITQLFGDRMIIANATGCSSIWGGSAPSCPYTVNRQGHGPAWANSLFEDNAEFGYGISLAVEKRREELAGAVEKVLAAEAFSPEFKAACRAWLEGKEDAARSREAGNRIKELLPRELEAAGPEAKELLTVIQNLQDYLVKKSIWIVGGDGWAYDIGYGGLDHVLATGANVNILVLDTEVYSNTGGQSSKATPSAAVARFAAAGKRTRKKDLGLMAMSYGYVYVASVCMGANPNQLIKALVEAEAYDGPSLIIAYAPCINHGIDMSKSQREGKRAVEAGYWPLYRYNPALAAQGKNPFILDSKAPTLSFRDFLMGEIRYTALKKQFPDQAEELFAQAEEEAKARLAVYQKLAQG, encoded by the coding sequence ATGCCCAAGTTAACCATCGACGGCAACACGGCTGCCGCCCACGTGGCCTATGCCCTGTCGGAAGTAGCCGCCATTTATCCCATAACTCCCTCCTCCCCCATGGCGGAGTTGTGCGATGAGTGGGCCGCCCAAGGCCGCAAAAATATCTTCGGTCGCCCCTTGAAGGTAGTGGAGATGCAGTCGGAGGCCGGGGCCGCCGGTGCGGTTCACGGGTCCCTGGCCGGTGGGGCCCTCACTACAACCTTCACCGCCTCCCAGGGGTTGCTTCTCATGATCCCTAATATGTACAAAATTGCCGGCGAGCTGTGGCCCTGTGTATTTCATGTGGCCGCCCGCTCCGTGGCCACCCATGCCCTGTCCATTTTCGGGGACCATTCCGACGTGATGGCCACCAGGCAAACGGGTTTTGCCCTCCTTTCTTCCGCTTCGGTACAGGAGGTAATGGATTTGGCCTTGGTGGCCCATCTGGCCACCTTAAAGGCCAGCGTCCCCTTCGTCCACTTTTTCGACGGTTTCCGCACTTCCCATGAAGTGCAGAAAATCGAGGTCATCGCTTACGAGGATATGGCCAAGCTAGTGGATTGGCAAGCCATCGAGGCCTTCCGGCGCCGGGCCCTTAATCCCGAACATCCCCACCAGGCGGGTACCGCCCAGAATCCCGATATCTTCTTCCAGGGGCGGGAGGCCGCCAACCCCTATTACCTGAAAGTGCCGGGGATCGTCGAGGAGGTTATGGGGAAGGTCGGGGAATTGACCGGGCGCCGCTACCGGCTGTTCGATTACCATGGGGCCCCCGATGCCGAACGCGTCATCGTCTGCATGGGTTCGGCCTGCGATGTGGTGGAAGAAACGGTGGATTACCTGGTGGAGCGGGGAGAAAGGGTGGGCCTTGTTAAGGTACGGCTGTACCGTCCTTTCTCTGCCGAGCACTTTGTAAACGCTCTCCCGCCCACCGTCCGGCGCATTGCCGTCCTGGACCGCACCAAGGAGCCGGGCGCTCTGGGCGAGCCCCTCTACCAGGATGTCACCACCGCCCTGGCGGAAAGAGGCAAGAACAATATCCTGGTGGTCGGCGGCCGGTATGGTCTGGGCTCCAAGGAGTTCTCCCCGTCCATGGTCAAGGCCGTCTTCGACAATCTGGCCGCCGACCGGCCCCAAAATCATTTCACCGTGGGCATAACCGACGATGTTACCGGGACCTCCCTGGAAATCAAGGAGTATATCGACACGGCACCGAAAGGGCTTTACCGCTGCAAATTCTTCGGTCTGGGCTCGGACGGCACGGTGGGGGCCAACAAGAATTCCATTAAGATTATCGGCGACCATACCGACATGTACGCCCAGGGATATTTCGTCTACGACTCCAAGAAATCCGGGGGGGTAACCATCTCCCACCTGCGGTTTGGCAGGTCGCCCATTAAGTCTGCCTACCTCATCGACCAGGCAGACCTCATAGCCTGCCACAACCCCTCCTATGTGGGGCGCTACGACCTCCTGGAGGGTATTAAGCCGGGCGGCATTTTCCTCCTGAACTCCAGCTGGAGCCCGGAGGAAATGGAGGAAAAGCTGCCGGCCGACATGAAGCGGACCATTGCCGAAAAGAAACTCAAATTCTACAACATCGACGCCGTTAAGATAGCCCAGGAACTAGGCCTGGGCGGCCGGATAAATGTCATCATGCAGGCGGCCTTCTTCAAGATCGCCAATATCATACCGCCGGAAGATGCCTTCCGTTATATTAAGGAATCCATCGAGAAGACCTACGGCCGTAAGGGCGACAAGATTGTCAAGATGAATCAGGCGGCGGTAGACCGGGCCGCCGAAGCCCTGGTGGAGATCCGCTACCCGGAAAGCTGGCTCAACTGCAGGCAGGATGCTTCCCAGGCTGCGGCCACCCGGGAAGAAGAACCGGAGTTCGTCCGCAAAGTAATGCGACCCATGCTGGCCCTGAAGGGCGACGAGCTCCCGGTAAGCGCCTTTACGCCCGGAGGCTTCTTCCCCACCGGTACTACCAAGTATGAAAAGCGTGGTATAGCGGTAAGCGTGCCCCGGTGGGAGGCGGAACACTGCATCCAGTGCAACCAGTGCTCCCTGGTCTGCCCCCATGCCGCCATCCGGCCTTACCTGGCCCGCCCCGAAGACCTGGAAGGGGCTCCGGAAACCTTTGTCACCAAGAAGGCTACTGGTAAGGAAGTTGCCGGCCTCATGTTCCGCATCCAGGTTTCACCCCTGGACTGCACCGGATGCGGCAACTGCGTTGATGTATGCCCGGCCAAGACCAAGGCCCTCACCATGGTGCCGCTGGAAGAGGCCCTGGCCGTGGAGGCCGAGAACTACGCCTTTGCCGAGGCCCTTCCGGAAGTGAAGGTCAACTTCAACCCGGCCACCATCAGGGGCAGCCAGTTCCTAAAGCCCCTCATGGAATTCTCCGGCGCCTGTGCCGGCTGCGGCGAGACGCCTTATGTAAAACTCATTACCCAGCTCTTCGGGGACCGCATGATCATCGCCAATGCCACGGGGTGCTCTTCCATCTGGGGCGGCAGTGCTCCCAGCTGTCCTTACACCGTCAACCGGCAAGGCCATGGCCCGGCCTGGGCCAATTCCCTCTTTGAGGACAATGCCGAATTCGGTTACGGCATAAGCCTGGCCGTGGAAAAGCGGCGAGAGGAGCTGGCCGGGGCGGTGGAGAAGGTCTTGGCGGCGGAGGCCTTTAGCCCCGAGTTTAAGGCCGCCTGCCGCGCATGGCTGGAAGGAAAGGAAGACGCCGCCCGTTCCCGGGAAGCGGGCAACCGGATTAAGGAACTCCTGCCCCGCGAGTTGGAGGCCGCCGGACCGGAGGCCAAGGAGCTTCTCACTGTCATCCAAAACCTCCAGGACTACCTGGTCAAGAAATCTATCTGGATTGTGGGCGGCGACGGCTGGGCCTATGATATCGGCTACGGCGGCCTGGACCACGTGCTGGCCACGGGGGCCAACGTAAACATTTTGGTCCTGGACACCGAAGTGTATTCCAACACCGGTGGCCAGTCCTCCAAGGCCACACCTTCGGCGGCCGTGGCCCGGTTTGCCGCCGCGGGCAAGAGGACGAGGAAGAAGGACCTGGGCCTCATGGCCATGTCCTACGGCTATGTTTATGTGGCCTCGGTGTGTATGGGCGCCAACCCCAACCAGCTCATCAAGGCGCTGGTGGAAGCCGAAGCCTACGACGGCCCCTCCCTCATCATCGCCTATGCGCCGTGCATCAACCACGGCATCGATATGAGCAAGAGCCAGCGGGAGGGCAAGAGGGCGGTAGAAGCCGGTTACTGGCCCCTGTACCGCTACAACCCCGCCCTGGCGGCCCAGGGGAAGAACCCCTTCATCCTGGACTCCAAAGCGCCGACTTTGAGCTTCCGGGACTTCCTCATGGGAGAAATCCGCTACACCGCCCTGAAGAAGCAGTTCCCGGACCAGGCCGAGGAGCTCTTTGCCCAGGCGGAGGAAGAGGCCAAGGCCAGGCTGGCCGTCTACCAGAAGCTGGCCCAGGGATAG